The following are from one region of the Coffea eugenioides isolate CCC68of chromosome 2, Ceug_1.0, whole genome shotgun sequence genome:
- the LOC113762659 gene encoding uncharacterized protein At1g51745, translating into MGSSETGAGADCSIGSIVWVRRRNGSWWPGKILGPDDLSASHVMSPRSGTPVKLLGREDASVDWYNLEKSKRVKAFRCGEFDDCIERAEASQGMPPKKREKYARREDAILHALELERQMLEKKCGKVGSSTNDEAPYCLRKDLVTTSEKSETGKQKILQPETDQVCQSHCLSAKDKAVSQTICLERVKEENQITVDDDNSAVPPRMRGLQDLGLRAVPSNLKASPSLFPNGSHKPLFDSSAVAHCNDDGLGTEDMANADFENSSDKRKRLYDGLDEDSLAKRRERRRPLLQVLEDSTEVLVPHSKADGSSNITSMSEYQKPGGTIGVTRNRYTCLQPTDLCKEDNMRSAEDTETDSSETDSMDSDTDELASLSEGAASIELQPKYPRRSEVLAESRSVSSEELDDLALGDDLTHPCSIDPALHSTGMSRWQLKGKRSLLKRPVDGADRNLSWGSIEETTPFELETNGRAENYLVEKNSTHKMAGYGSRGPDGISRRTMQWQHCDWNDQQYWEDSGKYFAPVFLGHHHDGSRVMLIDVDLNVQSSYQRQHVKSGNQRQHVPMISLMSKINGQAIVGYPVQVEALENGSSESVLAETDDWGPETPGNETALPPTWRTARRTANFRVPRPDLSSTCDESAKHLQFVDGRRGCSGKSDAGTFGHKGGIMEKHTSSIPVDRKSSRKPLKKISLSSNQKIRTLSSIASQQKQSIDRRQSSNNFQVDGLKPELVSTAVACIPVKLVFSRLQEELVGRHP; encoded by the exons ATGGGTAGCTCAGAAACAGGAGCCGGAGCTGATTGCAGCATTGGGAGTATAGTTTGGGTCCGAAGACGAAACGGGTCTTGGTGGCCCGGTAAAATACTCGGACCTGACGACCTATCGGCTTCTCATGTTATGTCTCCGCGATCTGGAACTCCTGTCAAACTTCTTGGCCGAGAAGACGCCAGTGT AGACTGGTATAATTTGGAGAAGTCAAAGCGTGTGAAGGCATTTCGATGTGGTGAGTTTGATGACTGTATTGAAAGGGCCGAAGCTTCCCAAGGTATGCCTccaaagaagagagagaaatatGCACGTAGAGAAGATGCAATACTTCATGCTCTTGAACTTGAGAGGCAAATGTTGGAGaaaaaatgtggaaaagtaGGTTCTTCTACTAATGATGAGGCACCATACTGTCTGAGGAAAGATTTGGTGACAACTTCAGAGAAATCAGAGActggaaaacaaaaaattttgcaaCCAGAAACTGATCAAGTTTGTCAGAGTCATTGTCTATCTGCCAAGGATAAGGCTGTGAGCCAAACTATTTGTCTAGAGAGAGTCAAAGAAGAAAATCAAATAACTGTTGATGATGACAATTCTGCTGTGCCACCCAGGATGAGAGGTTTGCAGGACCTTGGTCTGCGTGCTGTGCCTTCTAATCTTAAGGCTTCTCCTTCATTGTTTCCAAATGGTTCTCACAAGCCTTTATTTGATAGCAGTGCTGTGGCTCATTGTAATGATGATGGTCTTGGCACAGAAGACATGGCTAATGccgattttgaaaattcatctgacaaaagaaaaaggctGTACGATGGTTTAGATGAGGACTCTCTTGCCAAGAGGCGTGAGAGGCGCCGTCCTCTTCTTCAAGTGCTGGAGGATAGTACAGAGGTACTTGTGCCTCATTCTAAGGCTGATGGTAGTTCTAATATTACCTCTATGTCCGAATATCAGAAGCCAGGGGGTACAATTGGTGTAACCAGGAACAGATACACTTGTTTGCAACCTACAGATTTGTGCAAAGAAGATAACATGCGGTCTGCAGAGGATACTGAAACTGATTCTTCGGAGACCGATTCTATGGATTCTGATACAGATGAGCTGGCTTCACTTTCAG AAGGTGCTGCATCTATTGAGTTGCAACCAAAATATCCTCGAAGATCTGAAGTACTAGCAGAAAGTAGAAGCGTAAGCAGTGAAGAACTAGATGACTTGGCACTTGGAGATGATTTAACTCATCCTTGTAGTATTGACCCTGCATTACATAGTACGGGCATGTCCAGATGGCAGCTTAAGGGAAAGAGGAGTCTGCTAAAAAGGCCCGTTGATGGAGCAGACAGAAATTTGTCCTGGGGATCCATTGAGGAAACAACACCTTTTGAATTGGAAACAAATGGCCGAGCTGAAAATTACTTGGTCGAGAAGAATTCTACGCATAAGATGGCTGGATATGGGTCTAGAGGTCCAGATGGTATAAGCCGCAGAACCATGCAGTGGCAGCACTGTGATTGGAATGACCAACAATACTGGGAGGACTCGGGCAAGTACTTTGCTCCCGTCTTTCTTGGTCATCACCATGATGGTAGCAGGGTTATGTTGATAGATGTCGATTTGAATGTCCAATCAAGCTATCAAAGACAGCATGTCAAATCAGGCAATCAAAGACAGCATGTCCCTATGATCTCATTGATGAGTAAGATAAATGGGCAGGCTATAGTAGGGTATCCCGTCCAAGTTGAAGCTCTAGAAAATGGATCATCTGAGTCTGTCCTTGCAGAAACTGATGATTGGGGTCCTGAAACACCAGGAAATGAAACAGCACTTCCACCAACATGGAGGACTGCTCGGAGGACAGCAAATTTTCGGGTCCCACGGCCAGATCTATCTTCAACATGTGATGAAAGTGCCAAGCATCTTCAATTTGTTGATGGAAGAAGAGGGTGCTCAGGGAAATCAGATGCAGGAACTTTTGGTCACAAGGGAGGCATAATGGAAAAGCACACAAGTAGCATTCCAGTAGATAGAAAATCCTCAAGGAAGCCATTAAAGAAAATAAGCCTATCTTCGAATCAAAAGATTAGAACACTTTCATCAATCGCCTCTCAACAGAAACAAAGTATTGATCGTAGACAGAGCAGCAATAATTTTCAAGTGGATGGGCTGAAACCAGAGTTGGTGTCCACAGCTGTAGCTTGTATTCCAGTTAAACTAGTGTTCAGTAGGTTACAAGAGGAGTTGGTTGGCCGCCATCCATGA